Genomic segment of Candidatus Chlorohelix allophototropha:
CCGATGCCTATCCGTGCGGCACAAAAGCGCAGGCCCGTAATTGTAAACACTCTTGCAGCTATGTTTGCTACTTTCCTTGTGGCTGGTTTTTTACTAATAACTGTACTCTCTGGAAGCAATGGGAGCCCACCACCGACAAGCGTTCCTTATATTACACCAACAAGAACTGTCCAGATTTCGCCAAGCCCATCAAACACGCCTCTTGTCAGGGCGACTACCACTGCCGGGGGGTAAATGAGCAGAAAACTGTCTGTCTCCATTCGTGGGTTAACCTATTATCAAATGACTTATTTCTCCAAAAATATGGTCAATAAACGTCCCACTTCCTCATACACCTCTTCTTGCGGGTAGTGTCCAGAATTTTCGAAAGTGTGGACTGTATAGTTATGCAACGCGCCCTTCCATCTCGCTAATTCTTTTTTACGAAATGCAATATCACGAAGTCCCCACAAGATGAGAGTCGGTTTGTCCGCAATCTTATCAATTTGCGACCAAAGCTCTCCGAGCCATTTGCCAGAGCCTATTATTTCCTTGGGGAAAACCCAAGTTCCTTTACGTTCCGCCGGGATTTTTAGAGGTTCTACATAGTGGCGATGGATTTCTCGGGTCAATTTCGCCTTGTTTCCATAGACTACCCAAATAAAAGTACGCGCAAAAAAATTAAATTGTTTAATCAAGAATCTGCCGATGAAACCTCCCATGAAACCGCTGAAAAGTTGGTAATACCAATCATCATTGGTTTGCCAAAGCCATGTATTGAAAAGCACGATGCGCTTGACTCTTTCAGGATGAGCAATAGCATACGATAGCCCAATTGGCCCACCCCAATCATTCACCACTAGGGTAATATCCTTAAGCTGGAGGTGTTCCATAAGTTGTTCAAAGTTTTTGGCATGGTCGATCGGAAGATATGACCAATCTGCCGGTTTGTCGGAGAGACCAAAACCAATGTGATCCATAGCAATGCAGCGGTGTGATTTTGATAGTTGCTTAATAAGATGTCGGTAAGAAAAAGACCAAATCGGGTTACCATGCACCATCACAATTGGATCGCCTTTGCCTTCATCTACATAGTGTATATCTCCAACCTCACATTTGTAATAGTGGGGGGAAAAGGGGTATTCGTCGGTATCGAGCCATGTGGGGTTAGTTTTCATAAGTTTCACTGAGCCTCTGTGTATAGTCAATCGTATTTTCAATATATTCTGGCAACTAAAAGGAAAGGGAAAACAAAAACTGTAACTGTATGGTAAAAAGGAAGAAACCAAACAAGCTTAACTACCCAAGCTAGCTTAGGTGACTATTGTAGCATTACGAGAGGATAGCGGTAAGCGGTCACCCGATTCAAAGCGGCGCTTACCTTTATTCGAAAAGAGCGTAACGCCTTTCCGTCCCAACACAAGCCATTCTTCACCTGAACAAATCAGTCCGGTCGAGCCTTCAACCCCAACGATTGTCCCATTGCGGCTGGAGAATCGGCTGATTCCACTCAACCAACCCGGTATTTCATCAAAATGAGGAATCACTACAAGTCCCGGCACTAGCCCAAGCGCTTTTTCGCTTCTGAAAAAGGGAGGGAAGCCGGGTAAATAGCCTGCCAACGCCATAGCGCCTGCCGAGCAACCCACTACTACCCCGCCATTCTCATAAACCCCTTTAATGGCTTGCCAACAGGCGGTATCCTTGAGGGTTTGCAGCAAATATTGCGGCTTTCCACCGGAGAGATACACAAAATTACATTCGGAGATTTGGGCTGCCATCTGCGTCGAATCAGCCTCAGACCGATTCAATACCATTACGGCTTGTGCCTCTGCGCCGAGTTTCTTGAAATGGCGCACGCCCATTTCCGCCCAGCGCTTCGGGACTCTATTGCCATCCGGCGCGGAAGCGGTAGGCAATATTGCTACTCTGCCCGGTTCTCCCAACCGCTCTAGCAAGAGCCGATCCAGTTCTTCGATTGGTTGCAGAAACTCGCCAGACCCTACCAGCGCCACAGCGCCAAACTTCTTGATCATGTCTCCCTTTATTTCTATATAAGTGATAGATTGCATGTATAGCTTAACGCTTTAAGGCAAGGTATAGCAAATCAGATTGCCCCTTCAATTTGCTAATTTTATGGCTTCTAGCGCATCAATAACGGGCCAGCGGTGCGCTACCGAGCCATGTTCTACATCACTGAAAAAATGCTTGAAAATAGGAATATTATTCCAAGAACTGAGCCTATTAAAATTCTCAAAATCGTTTTCTTTAACCAGTTCATCCTTACCGAGAATAGCTATTCCTATTTTGACCTCAATGATTTGTTGCTGGCAATATTTGACTGCTTCCACTATCTTGCTGTCAATTCCTCGGTATAGAGTGGTTAAAGTTTTAAATCCGAAGGCAAATGCAATAAAGCTGTAAGAGAGACGGGAAGCAAGGTCATTTTTAAGCTCGTGGTGTATGAGGAGAGATTCGCGGTGTTGTTCTTCGGTGATATGCTGCCCGGCGAATATTTTTTCCAGCAATCCCTTTAACAGGATGTGTCTGCGTTTTAGATATTGCTTTTCAACTTCCTCTGAATTTGCTAGCCCGGATTGATTGCCTTCCAGCGCCGTGTCGATGGCTTCAAGTTCGCTGGTAATTTTATTGCGTTCGCTGCTATCGGGGATGATATTAGGCAACATCACTTTTAGCAAATATTTGCGTTGCTCGATAGCTTGTTCGTCGTTGCTGGTACTCAGCGGGTAAAGATGGTATTGGTCATACAGACCGATATTTTTTATTACTTTGCCCAATCTTAACCCTACTTTACCTACTCCTCTAAACCCTCTAAAGCCCATACCGGGCGGAGAAATAAAGATAATCTCAAGCGCCTTGTTAGGCATATCCGCACTTTCTGAGAGGGCTTTCATCAGGTCTAGCACTTCAATGCTTCCTAGAGAGTGGGCATATACTCTTATTGTTCGACCTTTCGCACGGCTGATTAATTCTTTGGCAAGGTTATGATAATGGGTGGAAAGCCTTTTTTCGCCGCTCTTAAGACCGGCTCTAGTAGTTAGTGAGGAAATTACAAACCCTTTGCTCCCGATATATTCTCGTAATCCGGTTAAATATCTTCCGCCTCCTTTTAATCCTGCAAAGATAACATGATAATATTCCGAATTGACTTGTTCCTGTTCAGCCTGAGTCATAGTCTTTCCTTTGCATGCTGAAATAATCTTTCCGACCTTTCCCAATGAAAGGCGGCAAAGTATCAAAAGATAGGACTAAGTTTTAAAACACACAGGCTGTGGAAAAAGAAAGGTCGTGGTAAAATCGTGGCAAAAAGCTTCTACTATTACACCCGTAATAGCTCACAACTTAAATTGAATAGAGAAAACCATCTTTATAAAGCTTATGGCGTATCCTTATATACTTCAAGTATCAAGTTATCACAGGTTCAGTGTATAAAGCAAGCTTACCCCGCTACTCATGGAGTTGTACCAATGCCTTACCTAGTGAATCTAATCTCAGTTTTCCTGTGACAATTGCACTGTGGAAATGAACTTGTGGGCTTCTGCTAACCGCTCCAGCAAAATTTGTTTTGTAATAGTGCAAGCCTGAATTATTGCAGGATTGGTCAGAGAATAATAGATGGTGATACCCTGTCGGCGAGTTGTAACCAACTCAGCCTGCCGCATCACCGCAAGATGTTGGGAGACGTTAGCTTGTCGCAACCCGGTAGCTTCCACCAATTCCGTTACCGTCCGTTCTCCCTCTTTAAGATTGTCTAGCAGTTCAAGGCGAATAGGATCAGCCAATGTGCGGCAAATCTCAGCCTGCATCCGATAAATTTTCTTGTCTATGCCAGTACCTGTATTCTCACTAGCTGATTCAGGCTTCATGCTATTTCCTCTTTTTTCTTCATTTCTTGCCTATTATAGACATAAGCCCAAAATCTGTAAATTGGTAGCGGGATTCTCAGGTTTTGTCAGTAATTTTGACAGAAGAAATGATTTTATGGTTTTCGGTCAATTTTTCAACTAGAAATTGTTTTATTATATCGCACGCTTGCATAATAAAAGGATTTTTCAAGGAGTAATAAATTATTTTCCCATGTTGGCGATTTACCACCAACCCGGCTTGGCGCATAATTGCCAGATGTTGCGAAACGTTAGCTTGTCGCAACCCGGTAATCGAAACGAGTTCGTTCACGGTGCGCTCACCGTCTTTCAGGTTATCAAGAATTTGAATTCTCACCGGATTAGCGAGTGTTCGGCAGATTTCAGCCCTCATTTTATATATTCTTTTATCAATTTCAACTTCGTTATTGTCTGAATCAGATTTATTCATATATATGCTCTTTTAGAAATTAACTGATATGTTCAATAACTTGAAAGGCGGGCACATATGTGAAAAATCATACATACCCGCTTTCTATCATTCGGTTATTGAGGGGGCTACTATCACAAACGCTCAGGTAGCCAACTAATGTTATAAGACTCCAGTAGGTACCAAGTACCAATAGGCTTTATTGAAAGCCATTTTCTGGAAATGTACTATGGTGCTAGGTTCATGCAATTTTGGCGGGTGCTCGTAATTGAAGTCTAGCATAGAAGCTTTGCCATATCCCGATTCGAGGAAGCACATTACATGCCCTTTGTATTCAGAATGTTTCGGGTCTAGCTCGATACCTCGAAGGTCGGCTGATAAACGCTCTACGATAACAGGCGCTTCAAAATGAGCGGTGCTTCCGGCTTTACTAATCGGTAAGTCGGTGGTATCACCAAGCGCCCAGATATTTCTTATACCATTAACTTGTAGGGTGTTGCGCTCGGTTTTGACCCAACCCGATGCATCGGCAATCGGATGCCCCTGTAGAAATTTTGCGCCTCGATGCGGAGGGGTCATTACTGCTAAATCATAGTTAAGTTCGGTACATTCCATCGATTTGAGAATTTTAGCTTCCGCATCAACTTCTTCAAGGTTAAAAAATGTTTCTATTGTTATTTTGCGTTCTTCTAGCAGCGGTTGGGCAGTGTCGGCAACACTTTGGATGCTGAATACTCGATTTAGCGGGTAGGTATAGATAATTTCAGTTTTGTCCCGCAAACCACGATGGTGCAAATATTCTTCCAATAGAAAAGTGAATTCAAGAGGCGCAACTGGGCATTTGTGAGGGAGTCCCCCAACGCCAACAACTATCTTTCCGCCTTGAAATTCTTCTAAAGCAGCATGCAAGTGGAAGGAGGCTTCTTCGGTGTAAAAATGATTGACCCCTTCCTTGAAGCCGGGAATATCATCAGGGTAAATATGTGATCCGGTGGCGATAATCAGGTAATCGTATTCCACTGTATTGCCATCACTCAGTGTAATTTGTTGCTTTTCGGTTTCAAGCTGAGAAACCTCACCGATTACTAGATTAACCCGCTTTCGCAACAAGCTTCTGACAGGTTTACTAAGCGCACGTGGGTCTTGTCGCCCAAATGGGACATATAACCAACCCGGTTGGTAAAGATGGCGTGCGCTGGCGCTTACAACCGTTATTTCTGCCTCTGAAGGTTTAAGTTTTTTTGCGAGAAGGTTAGCCACCAGTGTCCCGCCAGTGCCCCCACCCAGAACCACGATTCGTTTCATACTCAGTTACTCCTGAAAATTCTATGTGTGGGGATTACCGGGCGTGCTATCAAAACAAGTCCGGCAATCGTTAATAACAGGGCGTTATTTTATTTTGCGGCAAATAAAGCGGGTACTACCTTCGAATGGTTCCATACCCAAAAATTCTTGTTTAGCCTTTTCAATCCAAGCAGGAATATCCTTCTTGCTGCCTTCATCGCTGGAGATAACGGCGATTACATCACCCACCTGCGCGGCTTTCACCTGACGAATAAGTTCCATCAGGGGACCGGGGCAAAAACTACCTCGCGCATCTGATTCCTTGTTGATTGTTACCCCTTGCATATATATACTCCTAATTGAAGAATTTGTTCTTAAATGTTCTCTCTAAAATCTTAAACAAACAGAATGGCTCCGCCTTCGGACTCTTTAATAAAACTTGCCACGCCGGTAACTTCGCTCACCACCGGTTCCAAGTCTTCCAGCTTAATATCAAACAAGTCCATAGTCATACCACATGCCTTAACGGTGACATCCCCGATTTCCATCACTTCTTGTAGGGTTTGCATCCAGTGAGGAACCTTCTTGGCTTGCATCATTTCCATCGCCGGACCGGCATATTCCTCAAAATCTTTGCTGAACTTCATGTTCTTCTGCCAATCACCCTTGCGGAAGCCCATCAAACCCCAGAAAGTAAGGAAGATTGTGGTCTTTTTACCCATTGCCGCAGCGCCGGCGGTCATAGTAACAGCCGCCATAATCTTGTCTACTGTGCCAGAAAAGAGAACGATTGAGAACTTTTCAGTATCTTCACTCATTTTGTAACTCCTTCTAAATTAAGCTGATATACAATAAAAGCTACTTTCATCTGTTCATATATTCGAATATTCGCATATATCAAATATAAACTCCTCATGTAAAGGGCAAGGTGTAGGTTGGTAAAATCTAGGTATATATTTTGGCGTTTTTAACGTGATTGTGGGAAAATACACAAATAGAATCGGAGAAACCAATCGGATTGCTTAATTTTGTGCAGCTTTTAAAAGGCAGGGGGAATAACTATATACTTAAGGGCGAAGTGTTATTTGCCGTTCCTCCGTACTTGCCTATATATACTTGTACTTCCAAGCAGCGCCAATAACCAGAATCCACCTGAAAGATAGCCTCCAATAACGTCGGTCAGGTAATGGACACCCAGATATATGCGGCTCAATCCGATCATAAAAATAAGGATTAGCATCAGCAACGCCCATGCTAGTCTTAGAGTGGTACGCTTGAAGTATTTCAGACCAATCCACAAGAGCAAGCCAAAATAGCAGAATGCTACTGTGGCATGCCCACTCGGAAAGCTGAAGGAATCGGGACGTTCTATTACACTAGTCCACATTTGCGGGCGTGGGCGGCGGAAAAGGAATTTCATTGCCTGATTGAGTATCAAGCCACCTCCTACTGTCAGCAGTAATAGCCAGCTATAAAAATAATATTTACGCCAGACAAATATTCCCACTGTGACGAGGGTCAGAATCACAATACCAAGTGCGTTTCCTAATGAAGTGAACAGCGTAAAAATTGTATCAAGTAGCGGATTTGCAAAACTATGTACCCAGTTTCCGAAATCGGAATCCAAATTAGTAAATTCGTTTTCCAGCAGATTTTCGGTTAACTCGCCAAAACACCACAGAAATATTAACGCCCCGGCTAATGCGCTTACCGCATATAAACCCAAATGTTTTATCAGGTTAAATAGCGTTTCGAACCAGGGGAGTTTTCTTAAGAATTTTATTATAAACAATCGGTTTGTCCCATCCGAATGACCAACCCAGCCGCAACAAGTTGTGATAGTTCCTG
This window contains:
- a CDS encoding alpha/beta fold hydrolase, with protein sequence MKTNPTWLDTDEYPFSPHYYKCEVGDIHYVDEGKGDPIVMVHGNPIWSFSYRHLIKQLSKSHRCIAMDHIGFGLSDKPADWSYLPIDHAKNFEQLMEHLQLKDITLVVNDWGGPIGLSYAIAHPERVKRIVLFNTWLWQTNDDWYYQLFSGFMGGFIGRFLIKQFNFFARTFIWVVYGNKAKLTREIHRHYVEPLKIPAERKGTWVFPKEIIGSGKWLGELWSQIDKIADKPTLILWGLRDIAFRKKELARWKGALHNYTVHTFENSGHYPQEEVYEEVGRLLTIFLEK
- a CDS encoding DsrE/DsrF/DrsH-like family protein, which codes for MSEDTEKFSIVLFSGTVDKIMAAVTMTAGAAAMGKKTTIFLTFWGLMGFRKGDWQKNMKFSKDFEEYAGPAMEMMQAKKVPHWMQTLQEVMEIGDVTVKACGMTMDLFDIKLEDLEPVVSEVTGVASFIKESEGGAILFV
- a CDS encoding ArsR/SmtB family transcription factor, which codes for MNKSDSDNNEVEIDKRIYKMRAEICRTLANPVRIQILDNLKDGERTVNELVSITGLRQANVSQHLAIMRQAGLVVNRQHGKIIYYSLKNPFIMQACDIIKQFLVEKLTENHKIISSVKITDKT
- a CDS encoding sulfurtransferase TusA family protein, translating into MQGVTINKESDARGSFCPGPLMELIRQVKAAQVGDVIAVISSDEGSKKDIPAWIEKAKQEFLGMEPFEGSTRFICRKIK
- a CDS encoding ArsR/SmtB family transcription factor; protein product: MKPESASENTGTGIDKKIYRMQAEICRTLADPIRLELLDNLKEGERTVTELVEATGLRQANVSQHLAVMRQAELVTTRRQGITIYYSLTNPAIIQACTITKQILLERLAEAHKFISTVQLSQEN
- a CDS encoding phosphatase PAP2 family protein, with amino-acid sequence MFIIKFLRKLPWFETLFNLIKHLGLYAVSALAGALIFLWCFGELTENLLENEFTNLDSDFGNWVHSFANPLLDTIFTLFTSLGNALGIVILTLVTVGIFVWRKYYFYSWLLLLTVGGGLILNQAMKFLFRRPRPQMWTSVIERPDSFSFPSGHATVAFCYFGLLLWIGLKYFKRTTLRLAWALLMLILIFMIGLSRIYLGVHYLTDVIGGYLSGGFWLLALLGSTSIYRQVRRNGK
- a CDS encoding NAD(P)/FAD-dependent oxidoreductase; protein product: MKRIVVLGGGTGGTLVANLLAKKLKPSEAEITVVSASARHLYQPGWLYVPFGRQDPRALSKPVRSLLRKRVNLVIGEVSQLETEKQQITLSDGNTVEYDYLIIATGSHIYPDDIPGFKEGVNHFYTEEASFHLHAALEEFQGGKIVVGVGGLPHKCPVAPLEFTFLLEEYLHHRGLRDKTEIIYTYPLNRVFSIQSVADTAQPLLEERKITIETFFNLEEVDAEAKILKSMECTELNYDLAVMTPPHRGAKFLQGHPIADASGWVKTERNTLQVNGIRNIWALGDTTDLPISKAGSTAHFEAPVIVERLSADLRGIELDPKHSEYKGHVMCFLESGYGKASMLDFNYEHPPKLHEPSTIVHFQKMAFNKAYWYLVPTGVL
- a CDS encoding Type 1 glutamine amidotransferase-like domain-containing protein, producing the protein MIKKFGAVALVGSGEFLQPIEELDRLLLERLGEPGRVAILPTASAPDGNRVPKRWAEMGVRHFKKLGAEAQAVMVLNRSEADSTQMAAQISECNFVYLSGGKPQYLLQTLKDTACWQAIKGVYENGGVVVGCSAGAMALAGYLPGFPPFFRSEKALGLVPGLVVIPHFDEIPGWLSGISRFSSRNGTIVGVEGSTGLICSGEEWLVLGRKGVTLFSNKGKRRFESGDRLPLSSRNATIVT